Proteins co-encoded in one Acidovorax sp. 69 genomic window:
- a CDS encoding YajQ family cyclic di-GMP-binding protein, with protein sequence MPSFDTVCEANLVEVKNAVENTAKEIGTRFDFKGTSASIEIKDKDITLIGDADFQLTQIEDVLRNKLTKRNVDVRFLDMGDVQKMGGDKVKQVIKVRNGIESELAKKIQKLMKESKLKVQAAIQEDKVRITGAKRDDLQAAMALIRKDVTDVPLSFDNFRD encoded by the coding sequence ATGCCATCTTTTGACACCGTCTGCGAAGCCAACCTGGTTGAAGTGAAGAATGCCGTAGAGAACACCGCCAAGGAAATTGGCACCCGCTTTGACTTCAAGGGCACGTCAGCCAGCATCGAGATCAAGGACAAGGACATCACGCTGATCGGAGACGCCGATTTTCAGCTCACGCAGATCGAAGACGTGCTGCGCAACAAGCTCACCAAACGCAACGTGGACGTGCGCTTTCTGGACATGGGCGATGTGCAGAAAATGGGTGGAGACAAGGTCAAGCAAGTCATCAAGGTGCGCAATGGCATCGAGAGCGAGCTGGCCAAGAAGATCCAGAAACTCATGAAGGAAAGCAAGCTGAAGGTGCAAGCAGCCATCCAGGAGGACAAGGTGCGCATCACCGGTGCCAAGCGCGACGACCTGCAGGCCGCCATGGCGCTGATCCGCAAGGACGTGACCGACGTGCCACTGTCTTTTGACAACTTTCGCGACTGA
- the murB gene encoding UDP-N-acetylmuramate dehydrogenase codes for MVVEKNVPLQPWNTFGIAARAQTLVRVRSAADLHAVLADSALAPLPKFVLGGGSNIVLTGDVKPLVLKIEIKGLRLVEETPKAWIVEAGAGEVWSDCVAWTLKQGFPGLENLALIPGTVGASPVQNIGAYGVELQDRFEALDAIDLATGQPFRLDAAQCGFGYRDSVFKHAPSDAQGAGELPRGMGLAGRAVITHVRFRLPKPWKPVLGYLDLERRRMEEGVEHPSAQQIFDWICDIRRAKLPDPAVVGNAGSFFKNPTVSPDQCADIIAREPKIVHYPMPDGSIKLAAGWLIDACGWKGKSIGKAGVYEKQALVLVNRGHGGDSVTGGEVMTLAKAIQTSVYERFGIRLEPEPVVV; via the coding sequence ATGGTAGTCGAGAAAAACGTCCCTTTGCAGCCCTGGAACACCTTTGGCATCGCTGCACGTGCCCAAACCCTGGTGCGCGTGCGCTCCGCAGCAGATTTGCACGCGGTGCTGGCCGATTCAGCGCTGGCCCCCTTGCCAAAGTTTGTGCTGGGTGGTGGCAGCAACATCGTCCTGACGGGGGATGTAAAACCCCTGGTGCTCAAGATAGAGATCAAGGGGTTGCGCCTGGTTGAAGAAACCCCCAAGGCCTGGATCGTGGAGGCGGGCGCGGGAGAAGTATGGAGCGATTGTGTCGCCTGGACGCTGAAACAGGGATTTCCTGGGCTGGAGAACCTGGCGCTGATACCTGGCACCGTGGGGGCTTCGCCTGTGCAGAACATTGGTGCCTACGGTGTGGAGTTGCAGGACCGTTTTGAAGCGCTGGATGCCATTGATCTGGCCACGGGCCAGCCATTCAGGCTTGATGCGGCGCAATGTGGTTTTGGCTACCGGGATTCGGTATTCAAGCATGCCCCCTCGGATGCGCAGGGCGCCGGTGAATTGCCGCGTGGCATGGGGCTGGCGGGCCGAGCGGTGATTACGCATGTGCGGTTTCGTCTTCCCAAGCCGTGGAAGCCCGTATTGGGCTATCTTGATCTGGAGCGCCGCCGTATGGAGGAGGGTGTGGAGCACCCCAGCGCGCAGCAGATCTTCGACTGGATCTGTGACATCCGCCGCGCCAAACTGCCCGATCCCGCCGTGGTGGGCAACGCGGGCAGTTTCTTCAAGAACCCCACGGTGTCGCCCGACCAGTGCGCCGACATCATTGCGCGCGAGCCCAAGATCGTTCATTACCCCATGCCGGATGGCAGCATCAAGCTGGCCGCTGGATGGCTGATCGATGCGTGCGGCTGGAAAGGAAAATCCATCGGCAAGGCGGGCGTTTACGAGAAGCAGGCGCTGGTACTGGTCAACCGTGGCCATGGTGGAGATAGCGTGACGGGGGGCGAGGTCATGACGCTTGCCAAGGCGATTCAGACCAGCGTTTATGAGCGCTTTGGCATTCGCCTGGAGCCCGAGCCGGTGGTGGTGTGA
- a CDS encoding diguanylate cyclase: MLCFAASLSAAQQLSESETVYLASQNPVSLCVDPDWWPFETINTSGQHVGISADLLDLVAKRLGMQFKLHQTRTWEESLVASQAGNCRLMSFLNRTPERERWLIFTEPLLSDPNVLITREEHPFIANLSTLSGKTMALPRGTAMMERLRVDYPHLILVGTESEAEALKMVSERKADMTLRSLIVAAHTIKQHGWFNLKISGQIPGYDNQLRVGVLQSETVLRDLLDKGIATLTAEDRSRVVDHHVSINVVTQVDTDYTLVLWLLALLAAVALTSLVWMRRLHQLNAQLRTQSQTDLLTGLLNRHGLARSFALDVERAQRYLRPLSVLMLDIDHFKRINDGQGHLMGDKVLVELARVIQATVRQVDTVCRWGGEEFVVVCHETTGEQAAQQAERLLQCVRQHAFAHGQPVTISAGVATVRSGDSVETLLARADGALYQAKTTGRDRVCDEPPQS; the protein is encoded by the coding sequence GTGTTGTGCTTCGCGGCCTCGCTGTCGGCCGCCCAGCAGCTCTCCGAGAGTGAGACGGTCTATCTGGCATCACAAAATCCCGTGAGCCTGTGTGTGGACCCTGACTGGTGGCCGTTTGAGACGATCAACACCTCCGGGCAGCATGTGGGTATTTCGGCAGATTTGCTGGATCTGGTGGCAAAACGTCTGGGAATGCAATTCAAGCTGCACCAGACCCGCACCTGGGAAGAGTCCCTGGTGGCGTCGCAGGCGGGAAACTGCCGTCTCATGAGCTTTCTCAACCGTACGCCTGAGCGCGAGCGCTGGCTCATTTTCACGGAACCCCTGCTCAGTGACCCCAATGTGCTGATCACCCGGGAGGAACACCCCTTCATCGCCAATTTGTCTACGCTGTCTGGCAAAACCATGGCCCTGCCGCGTGGCACGGCCATGATGGAGCGGTTGCGTGTGGACTACCCCCATCTCATTCTGGTGGGCACGGAGTCCGAGGCCGAAGCGTTGAAGATGGTGTCTGAGCGCAAGGCCGACATGACGCTGCGCTCTCTCATCGTTGCTGCGCACACCATCAAACAGCACGGCTGGTTCAATCTCAAGATATCTGGGCAGATACCTGGGTATGACAACCAGTTGCGTGTGGGCGTTCTCCAATCCGAAACGGTTCTCCGTGATCTGCTCGACAAGGGAATCGCCACGCTGACTGCCGAGGACCGGTCGCGTGTGGTGGATCACCATGTGTCGATCAATGTGGTGACTCAGGTGGATACCGACTACACCCTGGTTCTGTGGCTTTTGGCCTTGTTGGCCGCCGTGGCGCTCACCAGCCTGGTGTGGATGCGCCGACTGCACCAGCTCAATGCCCAGTTGCGTACACAGTCGCAGACAGACCTGCTGACCGGCTTGCTCAATCGCCATGGTCTTGCGCGCTCATTTGCACTCGACGTGGAGCGTGCGCAGCGGTATTTGCGCCCGTTGTCGGTGTTGATGCTCGACATCGACCATTTCAAGCGCATCAACGACGGCCAGGGCCATCTGATGGGCGACAAGGTGCTGGTCGAGTTGGCACGCGTGATCCAGGCGACGGTGCGACAGGTGGATACCGTGTGCCGCTGGGGTGGCGAGGAGTTTGTGGTGGTCTGCCATGAAACCACGGGCGAGCAGGCTGCGCAGCAGGCCGAGCGCTTGTTGCAGTGCGTGCGTCAGCATGCTTTCGCCCATGGGCAACCGGTGACAATCAGCGCGGGCGTGGCCACGGTACGGTCTGGTGACTCGGTGGAAACCCTGCTGGCACGGGCAGATGGTGCCCTGTACCAAGCCAAGACCACTGGCCGAGACCGTGTGTGTGATGAGCCACCGCAGTCGTGA
- the argG gene encoding argininosuccinate synthase: protein MATILQNLPLGQKVGIAFSGGLDTSAALHWMKLKGAIPYAYTANLGQPDEPDYDAIPRKAMEYGAEQARLVDCRTQLAHEGIAALQAGAFHISTGGLTYFNTTPLGRAVTGTMLVAAMKEDDVNIWGDGSTFKGNDIERFYRYGLLTNPSLKIYKPWLDQLFIDELGGRAEMSAFMTQAGFGYKMSAEKAYSTDSNMLGATHEAKDLEFLSSGIRIVNPIMGVAFWKPEVEVKAEEVSVRFEEGQPVALNGVEFNDPVELILEANRIGGRHGLGMSDQIENRIIEAKSRGIYEAPGLALLHIAYERLVTGIHNEDTIEQYRMNGLKLGRLLYQGRWFDPQAIMLRETAQRWVARAVTGTVSLELRRGNDYSLLNTESPNLTYHPERLSMEKVEDAPFSPADRIGQLTMRNLDIVDTRSKLMTYAKSGLLTLGHGSPLPQLSNDDK from the coding sequence ATGGCCACCATTCTCCAAAACCTGCCCCTCGGGCAAAAAGTCGGTATTGCCTTTTCAGGCGGCCTCGATACCAGCGCTGCGCTGCACTGGATGAAGCTCAAGGGCGCCATACCTTACGCCTACACCGCCAACCTAGGCCAGCCCGACGAACCCGACTACGACGCCATCCCCCGCAAGGCGATGGAATACGGTGCAGAACAAGCCCGCCTGGTCGACTGTCGCACGCAGTTGGCCCATGAAGGCATTGCCGCCCTGCAGGCTGGCGCCTTCCACATCTCCACCGGCGGCCTGACCTACTTCAACACCACACCCCTGGGCCGTGCAGTGACCGGCACCATGCTGGTGGCCGCGATGAAGGAAGACGACGTCAACATCTGGGGCGACGGATCGACCTTCAAGGGCAACGACATCGAGCGTTTCTACCGCTACGGCCTGCTGACCAACCCATCCCTCAAGATCTACAAGCCCTGGCTGGACCAGCTGTTCATCGACGAACTGGGCGGCCGCGCCGAGATGTCGGCGTTCATGACGCAGGCCGGTTTTGGCTACAAGATGAGCGCCGAGAAGGCCTACAGCACCGACAGCAACATGCTGGGCGCTACACACGAGGCCAAGGACCTGGAATTCCTGTCCAGCGGCATCCGCATCGTGAACCCCATCATGGGTGTGGCGTTCTGGAAGCCAGAAGTCGAAGTGAAGGCCGAGGAAGTGTCTGTGCGCTTTGAAGAAGGCCAGCCCGTGGCGCTGAACGGCGTGGAGTTCAACGACCCCGTAGAGCTGATCCTGGAAGCCAACCGCATCGGTGGCCGCCACGGCCTGGGCATGAGCGACCAGATCGAGAACCGCATCATCGAGGCCAAGAGCCGCGGCATCTACGAGGCCCCTGGCCTGGCGCTTCTGCACATCGCCTACGAGCGCCTGGTGACCGGCATCCACAACGAAGACACCATCGAGCAGTACCGCATGAACGGCCTGAAGCTGGGCCGCCTGCTGTACCAGGGCCGCTGGTTCGACCCGCAGGCCATCATGCTGCGCGAAACCGCCCAGCGCTGGGTGGCCCGCGCCGTGACCGGCACCGTGTCGCTGGAACTGCGCCGTGGCAACGACTATTCGCTGCTCAACACCGAAAGCCCCAACCTCACGTACCACCCCGAGCGCCTGTCGATGGAGAAGGTGGAGGACGCACCGTTCTCCCCCGCAGACCGTATCGGTCAACTGACCATGCGCAATCTGGATATCGTGGACACGCGCAGCAAGCTCATGACCTATGCCAAGTCTGGGCTGCTGACACTGGGGCACGGCTCGCCGCTGCCGCAGCTGAGCAACGACGACAAATAA
- a CDS encoding pyrimidine/purine nucleoside phosphorylase gives MTTEKIDGVSVTTQANVYFDGKCVSHGITFPDGTKKSVGVVLPATLTFNTGAPEIMECVAGSCEYKLAGTDAWVKSSAGDKFSVPGNSKFDIRVTEAYHYVCHFG, from the coding sequence ATGACCACCGAAAAAATCGACGGCGTGTCCGTCACCACCCAGGCCAATGTGTACTTTGACGGCAAGTGTGTGAGCCATGGCATCACCTTTCCTGATGGCACCAAGAAGTCGGTGGGGGTGGTACTGCCCGCTACGCTCACATTCAATACCGGCGCTCCTGAAATCATGGAATGCGTGGCTGGTTCATGCGAATACAAACTGGCTGGCACCGACGCCTGGGTGAAGTCTTCAGCCGGCGACAAGTTCAGCGTGCCCGGCAACTCGAAGTTTGACATCCGCGTCACCGAGGCTTACCACTACGTCTGCCATTTCGGCTAA
- a CDS encoding glycine zipper 2TM domain-containing protein, which produces MKKIVIFSAMAAIATMASAQEQGRVLSATPIVQQVGIPQQVCGNETVYNGNRTTGTGAVIGAIAGGAVGNSIGKGSGRAAATAIGVLGGAVVGNQIEGNGQPQYQNVQRCTTETYYENRTVGYNVVYEYAGRQYTTRTQNDPGRWIPVNVQPAGQTYSTQPDPYAAQGVYSQPGVVTSTYPAQPVYQQPPTYVTPPVTVIEYGYDSGRPYYPHHRNPYWR; this is translated from the coding sequence ATGAAAAAGATCGTCATTTTTTCTGCCATGGCAGCCATCGCCACCATGGCCAGTGCGCAAGAACAGGGCCGCGTGTTGTCTGCGACGCCCATCGTTCAGCAGGTCGGCATCCCTCAGCAGGTATGCGGCAATGAAACCGTTTACAACGGCAACCGCACCACAGGGACTGGCGCCGTGATTGGCGCCATCGCAGGCGGCGCTGTCGGTAACAGCATTGGCAAAGGCAGTGGCCGTGCTGCCGCCACCGCCATTGGCGTGCTGGGTGGGGCCGTCGTGGGCAATCAGATCGAGGGCAACGGTCAGCCGCAGTACCAAAACGTGCAGCGCTGCACCACCGAGACTTACTATGAAAACCGCACCGTAGGCTACAACGTGGTCTACGAATACGCTGGCAGGCAATACACCACGCGGACCCAGAACGATCCGGGTCGTTGGATTCCAGTGAACGTCCAGCCTGCAGGTCAAACCTACTCCACCCAGCCAGACCCATATGCCGCACAAGGTGTCTACAGCCAGCCCGGCGTAGTGACATCCACCTACCCTGCGCAACCGGTCTACCAACAGCCCCCCACTTACGTCACACCGCCCGTCACGGTGATTGAATACGGCTACGACAGCGGGCGGCCTTACTACCCGCACCATCGCAATCCCTATTGGCGCTAG
- a CDS encoding ArsC family reductase, translating into MMLGMKNVSMTLYGIPNCDTVKKSRLWFTEHGLDYQFHDFKKQGVPTEHLPDWMNALGWHKLVNRQGTTWRKLEADVQAAVKDDASASALMQSQPSVIKRPVVEWRSAGHTRLSVGYAPDQWQTWLDAEHKTGQTRGSGSD; encoded by the coding sequence ATGATGCTCGGCATGAAAAACGTGAGCATGACCCTCTACGGTATTCCGAACTGCGATACCGTCAAAAAATCCCGCCTCTGGTTCACCGAACATGGGCTCGACTACCAGTTTCATGACTTCAAAAAACAAGGCGTCCCCACGGAACATCTCCCCGATTGGATGAACGCCCTGGGCTGGCACAAGCTGGTCAACCGCCAGGGGACCACCTGGAGAAAGCTGGAGGCCGACGTGCAGGCGGCAGTGAAAGACGACGCCAGCGCCAGCGCTCTCATGCAAAGCCAGCCGAGCGTGATCAAACGCCCTGTGGTCGAGTGGCGCAGCGCAGGCCATACCCGGCTTTCTGTGGGCTACGCTCCCGATCAATGGCAAACATGGCTGGACGCAGAACACAAAACCGGACAAACCCGCGGAAGTGGATCTGACTGA
- the folC gene encoding bifunctional tetrahydrofolate synthase/dihydrofolate synthase, translated as MQIKPHTLEGWLRHCEQLHPHNIDMGLDRVSEVARRMALRFECPVITVAGTNGKGSTCAMLEAVAQQSGYRTGVYTSPHLVHFEERCRVHGESVSASDLIAHFDAVECARTQNGNEISLTYFEFTTLAILRLMSHSLLDVAILEVGLGGRLDATNIIDADCAIITSIDIDHIEYLGPDRESIGREKAGIMRTGRPVIVSDPVAPQSVVDHAREIGADLWSFGRDFNFSGDKQQWNWAGRGRRYAGLAYPSLRGANQLVNASGVLAALEALRDRLPVTAQAVRNGLALVELPGRFQIVPGQPTLVLDVAHNPHSVAALTANLDAMGFFPTTHAVFGAMADKDLAPMLAKVGPLVDRWYFTNLPTPRAESAATLQQKWNAVHMVAGGRREVTSTLHADPMRALQAAVAAADPADRIVVFGSFYTVGGVLINGTPRLHAKHLGA; from the coding sequence ATGCAAATCAAACCCCACACACTGGAAGGGTGGCTGCGCCACTGCGAGCAGTTGCACCCCCACAACATTGACATGGGCCTGGACCGGGTCAGTGAAGTTGCGCGTCGTATGGCGCTGCGTTTTGAGTGTCCTGTGATCACGGTGGCGGGCACCAATGGGAAGGGCTCCACCTGCGCCATGCTGGAAGCCGTGGCCCAGCAGTCGGGCTACCGAACCGGGGTGTACACATCGCCCCATTTGGTGCACTTTGAGGAGCGCTGCCGTGTACACGGGGAGAGCGTTTCTGCATCTGATTTGATAGCGCACTTTGATGCTGTGGAGTGCGCGAGAACGCAAAATGGCAATGAAATATCCCTGACCTATTTTGAGTTCACTACCCTGGCTATCCTTCGGTTGATGAGCCACTCGCTGCTGGATGTTGCGATTCTTGAGGTGGGGCTGGGCGGTCGTCTCGATGCGACGAACATCATTGATGCCGACTGCGCCATCATCACCAGCATCGACATCGATCACATTGAATATCTTGGGCCCGATCGCGAGAGCATTGGCCGCGAGAAGGCGGGCATCATGCGCACCGGTCGCCCTGTGATCGTGAGCGATCCCGTGGCCCCGCAGAGTGTGGTGGACCATGCGCGGGAGATTGGTGCGGACCTCTGGAGTTTCGGGCGCGATTTCAATTTCTCGGGTGACAAGCAGCAATGGAACTGGGCGGGGCGCGGTCGGCGTTATGCGGGGCTCGCATATCCCTCCTTGCGCGGAGCGAACCAGTTGGTCAATGCCTCGGGCGTGCTGGCTGCGCTGGAGGCCTTGCGGGATCGACTTCCCGTGACCGCGCAGGCGGTGCGCAATGGCTTGGCTTTGGTTGAGCTTCCAGGCCGGTTCCAGATCGTGCCGGGCCAGCCGACCTTGGTGTTGGATGTGGCACACAACCCCCATTCTGTGGCGGCACTCACGGCCAATCTGGATGCGATGGGGTTCTTTCCCACCACGCATGCGGTGTTTGGCGCCATGGCTGACAAGGACCTGGCGCCCATGCTGGCCAAGGTGGGCCCCTTGGTGGACCGTTGGTACTTCACCAATCTGCCAACCCCCCGCGCTGAGTCTGCGGCTACCTTGCAGCAGAAATGGAATGCCGTCCACATGGTGGCGGGCGGCCGGCGTGAAGTCACGTCCACCTTGCATGCCGACCCCATGCGGGCCTTGCAGGCAGCGGTCGCTGCCGCAGACCCCGCTGATAGAATCGTGGTCTTTGGCTCGTTTTACACGGTAGGTGGTGTGCTGATCAACGGAACACCTCGCCTGCACGCCAAACATCTGGGCGCATAA
- a CDS encoding SPOR domain-containing protein → MAFFKFRWPGQGEQQQAEKPSKRPRTPQGESIEVMRRRARHRLIGAAVLVLLGVIGFPLLFDTQPRPIPVDIPIEIPDRNKVAPLVVPAPVAEVPAAKPAAPVVPQAAAVTPRLSPSRSAAANGLSEGEELVQGTRPAVSKPASVAAAPVVAPKPEVKHDTKPPVAPAPEPKPTRTDDSLRARALLEGRSAESAPPAVAGAEDGRFIVQVGAFADADKAREARAKVERSGLKTYTQVVDTKDGKRTRVRVGPFTNRVEADKAAARIKALDLSASVLTL, encoded by the coding sequence ATGGCATTTTTCAAGTTTCGGTGGCCCGGTCAGGGCGAGCAGCAACAGGCCGAAAAGCCGTCCAAGCGCCCGCGAACCCCACAGGGCGAGAGTATTGAGGTCATGCGCCGTCGTGCCCGACATCGGCTGATTGGCGCTGCGGTGCTGGTGTTGCTGGGGGTGATTGGATTTCCGCTGCTGTTTGATACCCAGCCACGCCCTATTCCGGTGGATATTCCCATTGAGATTCCAGACCGGAACAAGGTAGCTCCCTTGGTGGTACCTGCGCCCGTGGCCGAGGTGCCTGCCGCGAAACCTGCGGCCCCTGTTGTGCCGCAAGCCGCAGCTGTGACCCCGCGTTTGTCGCCGTCGCGCAGCGCGGCTGCCAACGGGCTGTCGGAAGGCGAAGAACTGGTGCAGGGGACTCGCCCTGCGGTGTCCAAGCCTGCCTCGGTCGCTGCCGCGCCTGTGGTTGCGCCCAAACCGGAGGTAAAGCACGACACCAAGCCTCCCGTTGCACCTGCGCCCGAACCAAAGCCGACACGCACCGACGACTCCCTGCGCGCACGAGCGCTGCTGGAGGGCCGCAGTGCTGAGTCCGCACCGCCTGCAGTAGCCGGGGCCGAAGATGGGCGGTTTATTGTGCAAGTGGGGGCTTTTGCCGATGCGGACAAAGCCCGCGAAGCGCGCGCCAAAGTAGAGCGTTCCGGTCTCAAGACCTACACCCAGGTAGTGGATACCAAGGACGGAAAGCGCACGCGGGTTCGCGTGGGGCCTTTCACCAACCGGGTCGAGGCCGACAAGGCGGCTGCGCGCATCAAGGCGCTGGACCTGTCTGCTTCGGTGCTCACGCTGTAA
- a CDS encoding CvpA family protein encodes MAALDWIFVAVLLASMLIGAWRGLVFEVLSLLGWVVSFFVAQWFAADMAALLPMGDSAGSLRYAAGFVVVFVAAVFVCGFLTWLAKKLVEAIGLRPADRTLGAVFGVLRGLVLLLALTVVVGLTSLHEAAWWQESQGAPVLAEVLRGLKPALPEEFGRHLPS; translated from the coding sequence ATGGCTGCGCTGGATTGGATTTTTGTCGCGGTGCTGCTCGCCTCGATGCTGATCGGGGCGTGGCGCGGTCTGGTGTTCGAGGTGTTGTCGCTCTTGGGGTGGGTGGTGTCTTTTTTTGTTGCGCAGTGGTTTGCGGCAGATATGGCGGCCCTGCTGCCCATGGGTGATTCCGCAGGTTCGCTGCGTTATGCGGCAGGTTTTGTGGTGGTTTTTGTAGCGGCGGTTTTTGTTTGCGGGTTTTTGACCTGGCTGGCCAAGAAGCTCGTGGAGGCCATTGGCCTGCGACCAGCCGATCGCACGCTGGGGGCTGTGTTTGGAGTGCTGCGGGGGCTGGTGCTGTTGTTGGCCTTGACCGTCGTGGTGGGTTTGACTTCACTGCACGAAGCCGCTTGGTGGCAGGAATCGCAGGGTGCCCCGGTACTGGCGGAAGTGCTCAGGGGCTTGAAACCGGCATTGCCGGAAGAATTTGGTAGGCATCTGCCTTCTTGA
- the purF gene encoding amidophosphoribosyltransferase has protein sequence MCGIVGVVSPAPVNQLIYDALLLLQHRGQDAAGIVTQQGRKFFMHKAKGMVRDVFRTRNMRALPGNVGLGQVRYPTAGNAYSEEEAQPFYVNAPFGIVLVHNGNLTNARELRTELFQTDHRHTNTDSDSEVLLNVFAHELERATRGVPLQPEEVFTAVRAVHKRIKGSYAVIASIAGHGLLAFRDPHGIRPLAMGRSQDGTVMVGSESVALEGTSHVFERNINPGEAIFITMDGKVHASQCADNPQLNPCIFEFVYLARPDSVLDGISVYQARLNLGEALAKRVVSTVPPSEIDVIIPIPESSRPSATQLAHLLGVPYREGFVKNRYVGRTFIMPGQGVRKKSVRQKLNVIASEFKGRNVLLVDDSIVRGTTSREIVQMARDAGARKVYLASAAPPVRYPNVYGIDMPTSSELVAHDRTVEEIRQAIGCDALIYQDVDGMKKAVGSLNSAIVGFDASCFDGVYVTGDITAEGIARLNEGRVGVEEGEEDTSRLALPNAQEA, from the coding sequence ATGTGTGGAATCGTCGGCGTCGTCAGTCCAGCGCCCGTCAATCAGCTGATCTATGACGCTTTGCTGCTTTTGCAGCACCGCGGTCAGGACGCAGCGGGCATCGTGACCCAGCAGGGCCGCAAGTTCTTCATGCACAAGGCCAAGGGCATGGTGCGCGATGTGTTCCGCACCCGCAACATGCGCGCGCTGCCGGGCAATGTGGGCCTGGGTCAGGTGCGTTACCCCACGGCAGGCAATGCCTACAGCGAAGAAGAAGCGCAGCCGTTTTACGTCAATGCTCCGTTCGGCATCGTGCTGGTGCACAACGGCAACCTGACCAATGCCCGCGAGCTGCGCACTGAGTTGTTCCAGACGGACCATCGCCATACAAACACGGACAGCGATTCGGAAGTCCTGTTGAATGTGTTTGCCCATGAGCTTGAACGTGCCACCCGTGGTGTGCCTCTGCAGCCCGAAGAGGTGTTCACCGCTGTGCGCGCTGTGCACAAACGTATCAAAGGTTCATATGCCGTGATCGCATCGATTGCGGGCCATGGTTTGCTGGCTTTCCGCGACCCGCATGGAATCCGCCCGCTGGCCATGGGGCGCAGTCAGGATGGCACCGTGATGGTGGGCAGCGAGTCGGTCGCGCTGGAGGGCACATCGCATGTGTTCGAGCGCAATATCAATCCTGGTGAGGCGATCTTCATCACGATGGACGGCAAGGTACATGCCAGCCAATGCGCGGACAACCCGCAGCTCAACCCCTGTATCTTTGAATTCGTCTATCTGGCGCGTCCAGACTCGGTGCTCGATGGCATTTCTGTCTACCAGGCCCGTCTGAACCTGGGCGAGGCGCTGGCCAAACGCGTGGTGTCCACCGTGCCACCCAGCGAAATCGATGTGATCATCCCGATCCCTGAGTCCAGCCGCCCCAGCGCGACGCAACTGGCGCATCTGTTGGGCGTTCCCTACCGGGAGGGTTTTGTCAAGAACCGCTACGTGGGTCGTACCTTCATCATGCCAGGGCAGGGCGTCCGCAAGAAGTCTGTGCGTCAGAAGCTCAACGTGATCGCCAGTGAATTCAAGGGCCGCAATGTGCTGCTGGTGGATGACTCGATCGTGCGTGGCACGACCAGCCGTGAAATCGTGCAGATGGCGCGCGACGCAGGTGCTCGCAAGGTGTATCTGGCCAGCGCGGCTCCACCGGTGCGTTACCCCAATGTGTACGGTATCGATATGCCAACCAGCAGCGAACTTGTGGCCCATGACCGCACAGTCGAAGAAATTCGCCAGGCGATTGGTTGCGACGCACTCATCTATCAAGACGTGGATGGCATGAAGAAGGCTGTGGGTTCGCTCAACAGCGCTATCGTGGGGTTTGATGCGTCTTGCTTCGACGGGGTCTATGTGACGGGTGACATTACCGCCGAAGGCATTGCCCGCCTGAACGAAGGGCGTGTAGGGGTGGAAGAAGGCGAGGAGGATACGTCCCGTCTCGCACTTCCGAACGCCCAGGAGGCGTGA